A genome region from Glycine max cultivar Williams 82 chromosome 5, Glycine_max_v4.0, whole genome shotgun sequence includes the following:
- the LOC100787434 gene encoding zinc finger CCCH domain-containing protein 1 isoform X2, producing the protein MNNPVRRHAPAAAVVANRSTFTGTKSLPKRGQIKSKIVAGICWTRGPRPNILETEKKNIIPEEPDPIPISKQSHTPPLLQNGDQVWSAAARGRLESVRHGGFRLGFSVAAPKRSNRDSKTQRDRGLRRASAPAAIYYCGCINILVMEDSDQPAKSAENQQTEQVCSFFRKPVNKKNIRKRTIVNEDNEEDSNNETSLLHIQKKTLKPDNKLYFSTGSSKSSASAEPSEEPGKPVFQFESSKEIQVQHDSKATATLETETEFSKDARAIRERALKQAEESLKGKSPSSKNEKLYKGMNSYKDYKAGFRREQTIASEKAGGSHGPLRASAHIRVSARFDYQPDICKDYKETGYCGYGDSCKFMHDRGDYKSGWQMEKEWEEAEKARKMRLAAGEDADEEGANLTDEDDEDSLPFACFICRNTFVDPVVTKCKHYFCEHCALKHHAKNKKCFVCNQPTLGIFNVAHEIRRKMAEDKS; encoded by the exons ATGAATAACCCTGTCCGACGACATGCCCCAGCTGCTGCAGTAGTTGCCAACAGAAGCACGTTCACGGGCACAAAGTCACTTCCAAAAAGAGGGCAGATTAAGTCCAAGATAGTGGCAGGGATATGTTGGACACGAGGCCCAAGGCCCAACATattagaaacagaaaaaaaaaacataataccCGAAGAGCCCGACCCAATACCAATCAGTAAACAATCACACACGCCGCCCCTCTTACAGAACGGAGATCAGGTGTGGTCGGCGGCGGCACGAGGGAGGTTGGAAAGTGTCCGACACGGCGGATTTCGCTTGGGCTTCAGTGTCGCAGCACCCAAACGCTCCAACCGCGACTCTAAAACGCAACGTGACCGAGGTCTTCGTCGGGCCTCCGCTCCGGCCGCTATTTACTACTGTGG CTGTATAAACATTCTAGTTATGGAAGATTCTGATCAACCAGCCAAATCTGCTGAAAACCAGCAAACTGAACAAG tGTGTAGTTTTTTCAGAAAGCCagttaataaaaagaatataaggAAACGAACTATTGTTAATGAAGATAATGAGGAGGACTCAAACAATGAAACTTCTCTGTTGCATATTCAGAAGAAGACCTTAAAGCCTGATAATAAGTTGTACTTTTCCACTGGTTCTTCAAAAAGCTCTGCATCTGCTGAACCCAGTGAAGAACCAGGAAAACCAGTCTTTCAGTTCGAGTCTTCAAAAGAGATTCAAGTTCAGCATGATAGCAAAGCAACTGCAACACTAGAGACCGAGACTGAGTTTTCAAAAGATGCTCGTGCCATCCGTGAAAGAGCTCTTAAGCAAGCAGAGGAGAGTCTGAAAGGGAAAAGCCCAAGTTctaagaatgaaaaattatataagggAATGAACAGTTACAAAGACTACAAGGCTGGCTTTCGTAGGGAGCAAACAATTGCTAGTGAAAAAGCTGGCGGGTCACATGGTCCTCTTAGGGCTTCAGCTCATATAAGAGTTTCAGCGAGGTTTGATTATCAGCCTGACATATGTAAGGATTATAAGGAAACTGGTTACTGTGGATATGGTGATTCATGTAAGTTTATGCATGATCGAGGGGACTACAAGTCTGGGTGGCAGATGGAGAAGGAATGGGAAGAAGCTGAGAAAGCAAGGAAGATGAGATTGGCTGCAGGAGAGGATGCAGATGAGGAGGGTGCTAATTTgactgatgaagatgatgaggaTTCTTTACCATTTGCCTGTTTCATTTGTAGAAACACTTTTGTGGATCCTGTAGTAACCAAGTGCAAGCACTACTTCTGCGAGCATTGTGCATTGAAG CATCATGCAAAGAATAAGAAGTGTTTTGTCTGCAACCAGCCAACTCTTGGCATTTTTAACGTTGCTCATGAGATACGCAGGAAGATGGCCGAGGATAAATCATAA
- the LOC100787434 gene encoding zinc finger CCCH domain-containing protein 1 isoform X1, giving the protein MNNPVRRHAPAAAVVANRSTFTGTKSLPKRGQIKSKIVAGICWTRGPRPNILETEKKNIIPEEPDPIPISKQSHTPPLLQNGDQVWSAAARGRLESVRHGGFRLGFSVAAPKRSNRDSKTQRDRGLRRASAPAAIYYCGEFGKFSLSTEADLRALDAEPRSLTLECEASLLNFSLCCINILVMEDSDQPAKSAENQQTEQVCSFFRKPVNKKNIRKRTIVNEDNEEDSNNETSLLHIQKKTLKPDNKLYFSTGSSKSSASAEPSEEPGKPVFQFESSKEIQVQHDSKATATLETETEFSKDARAIRERALKQAEESLKGKSPSSKNEKLYKGMNSYKDYKAGFRREQTIASEKAGGSHGPLRASAHIRVSARFDYQPDICKDYKETGYCGYGDSCKFMHDRGDYKSGWQMEKEWEEAEKARKMRLAAGEDADEEGANLTDEDDEDSLPFACFICRNTFVDPVVTKCKHYFCEHCALKHHAKNKKCFVCNQPTLGIFNVAHEIRRKMAEDKS; this is encoded by the exons ATGAATAACCCTGTCCGACGACATGCCCCAGCTGCTGCAGTAGTTGCCAACAGAAGCACGTTCACGGGCACAAAGTCACTTCCAAAAAGAGGGCAGATTAAGTCCAAGATAGTGGCAGGGATATGTTGGACACGAGGCCCAAGGCCCAACATattagaaacagaaaaaaaaaacataataccCGAAGAGCCCGACCCAATACCAATCAGTAAACAATCACACACGCCGCCCCTCTTACAGAACGGAGATCAGGTGTGGTCGGCGGCGGCACGAGGGAGGTTGGAAAGTGTCCGACACGGCGGATTTCGCTTGGGCTTCAGTGTCGCAGCACCCAAACGCTCCAACCGCGACTCTAAAACGCAACGTGACCGAGGTCTTCGTCGGGCCTCCGCTCCGGCCGCTATTTACTACTGTGG TGAATTTGGAAAATTCTCACTCTCGACGGAGGCGGATCTTCGTGCTCTCGACGCGGAGCCTCGCTCACTCACTCTCGAATGCGAAGCCTCACTCTTGAACTTCTCTCTCTG CTGTATAAACATTCTAGTTATGGAAGATTCTGATCAACCAGCCAAATCTGCTGAAAACCAGCAAACTGAACAAG tGTGTAGTTTTTTCAGAAAGCCagttaataaaaagaatataaggAAACGAACTATTGTTAATGAAGATAATGAGGAGGACTCAAACAATGAAACTTCTCTGTTGCATATTCAGAAGAAGACCTTAAAGCCTGATAATAAGTTGTACTTTTCCACTGGTTCTTCAAAAAGCTCTGCATCTGCTGAACCCAGTGAAGAACCAGGAAAACCAGTCTTTCAGTTCGAGTCTTCAAAAGAGATTCAAGTTCAGCATGATAGCAAAGCAACTGCAACACTAGAGACCGAGACTGAGTTTTCAAAAGATGCTCGTGCCATCCGTGAAAGAGCTCTTAAGCAAGCAGAGGAGAGTCTGAAAGGGAAAAGCCCAAGTTctaagaatgaaaaattatataagggAATGAACAGTTACAAAGACTACAAGGCTGGCTTTCGTAGGGAGCAAACAATTGCTAGTGAAAAAGCTGGCGGGTCACATGGTCCTCTTAGGGCTTCAGCTCATATAAGAGTTTCAGCGAGGTTTGATTATCAGCCTGACATATGTAAGGATTATAAGGAAACTGGTTACTGTGGATATGGTGATTCATGTAAGTTTATGCATGATCGAGGGGACTACAAGTCTGGGTGGCAGATGGAGAAGGAATGGGAAGAAGCTGAGAAAGCAAGGAAGATGAGATTGGCTGCAGGAGAGGATGCAGATGAGGAGGGTGCTAATTTgactgatgaagatgatgaggaTTCTTTACCATTTGCCTGTTTCATTTGTAGAAACACTTTTGTGGATCCTGTAGTAACCAAGTGCAAGCACTACTTCTGCGAGCATTGTGCATTGAAG CATCATGCAAAGAATAAGAAGTGTTTTGTCTGCAACCAGCCAACTCTTGGCATTTTTAACGTTGCTCATGAGATACGCAGGAAGATGGCCGAGGATAAATCATAA
- the LOC100787434 gene encoding zinc finger CCCH domain-containing protein 1 isoform X3 — protein sequence MEDSDQPAKSAENQQTEQVCSFFRKPVNKKNIRKRTIVNEDNEEDSNNETSLLHIQKKTLKPDNKLYFSTGSSKSSASAEPSEEPGKPVFQFESSKEIQVQHDSKATATLETETEFSKDARAIRERALKQAEESLKGKSPSSKNEKLYKGMNSYKDYKAGFRREQTIASEKAGGSHGPLRASAHIRVSARFDYQPDICKDYKETGYCGYGDSCKFMHDRGDYKSGWQMEKEWEEAEKARKMRLAAGEDADEEGANLTDEDDEDSLPFACFICRNTFVDPVVTKCKHYFCEHCALKHHAKNKKCFVCNQPTLGIFNVAHEIRRKMAEDKS from the exons ATGGAAGATTCTGATCAACCAGCCAAATCTGCTGAAAACCAGCAAACTGAACAAG tGTGTAGTTTTTTCAGAAAGCCagttaataaaaagaatataaggAAACGAACTATTGTTAATGAAGATAATGAGGAGGACTCAAACAATGAAACTTCTCTGTTGCATATTCAGAAGAAGACCTTAAAGCCTGATAATAAGTTGTACTTTTCCACTGGTTCTTCAAAAAGCTCTGCATCTGCTGAACCCAGTGAAGAACCAGGAAAACCAGTCTTTCAGTTCGAGTCTTCAAAAGAGATTCAAGTTCAGCATGATAGCAAAGCAACTGCAACACTAGAGACCGAGACTGAGTTTTCAAAAGATGCTCGTGCCATCCGTGAAAGAGCTCTTAAGCAAGCAGAGGAGAGTCTGAAAGGGAAAAGCCCAAGTTctaagaatgaaaaattatataagggAATGAACAGTTACAAAGACTACAAGGCTGGCTTTCGTAGGGAGCAAACAATTGCTAGTGAAAAAGCTGGCGGGTCACATGGTCCTCTTAGGGCTTCAGCTCATATAAGAGTTTCAGCGAGGTTTGATTATCAGCCTGACATATGTAAGGATTATAAGGAAACTGGTTACTGTGGATATGGTGATTCATGTAAGTTTATGCATGATCGAGGGGACTACAAGTCTGGGTGGCAGATGGAGAAGGAATGGGAAGAAGCTGAGAAAGCAAGGAAGATGAGATTGGCTGCAGGAGAGGATGCAGATGAGGAGGGTGCTAATTTgactgatgaagatgatgaggaTTCTTTACCATTTGCCTGTTTCATTTGTAGAAACACTTTTGTGGATCCTGTAGTAACCAAGTGCAAGCACTACTTCTGCGAGCATTGTGCATTGAAG CATCATGCAAAGAATAAGAAGTGTTTTGTCTGCAACCAGCCAACTCTTGGCATTTTTAACGTTGCTCATGAGATACGCAGGAAGATGGCCGAGGATAAATCATAA